Proteins from a genomic interval of Rosa chinensis cultivar Old Blush chromosome 2, RchiOBHm-V2, whole genome shotgun sequence:
- the LOC112187441 gene encoding proline-rich receptor-like protein kinase PERK1 isoform X2, with protein sequence MSAPAPSTTNSTSPPPPPPANATAPTTTPPPTNSTASPPTNSTTSPPPPASTSNTPPIGNLPPGNTPVGVIVGVAIGGFSVLVVVAIIFFVYRRRKNRLARANESGQQPKDDQLKGPPQNLQQNYAPPSADKVEMFPMPTDSRKPSSTGSGYGSDKPPPAFGFSESTFTYEELVMATNGFSNDNLLGQGGFGYVHKGILPNGKVVAIKQLKAGSGQGEREFQAEVEVINRVHHRHLVSLVGYCISGAQRLLVYEFVSNNTLEFHLHGKGRPTMTWPTRMRIALGSAKGLAYLHEDCHPKIIHRDIKAANILIDDNFEAKVADFGLAKLALDTDTHVSTRVMGTFGYLAPEYASSGKLSDKSDVFSFGVVLLELITGRQPIDKTHSFTDDSMVEWARPLLARALEKGNFDGIVDERLQNDYNSSEMACMIACAAASVRHSARRRPKMSQVVRALEGNLSPDELNEGVIPGQSMIYSSSESTQYSTREYKEDMLKFRKLALESQELDQRISETSGPSSDFGQHQSASSGEGQQTTQDIEHGRMNKDSQDYGKSS encoded by the exons ATGTCGGCGCCGGCCCCGTCCACCACCAACTCCACCTCACCTCCTCCCCCTCCGCCGGCCAACGCTACTGCTCCTACCACTACTCCGCCGCCAACCAACTCCACCGCGTCGCCGCCGACCAACTCCACCACATCGCCGCCACCTCCGGCGTCGACATCTAATACGCCGCCCATAGGAAACTTGCCGCCGGGGAACACGCCGGTCGGGGTTATAGTCGGAGTTGCGATAGGAGGGTTCAGCGTACTTGTTGTAGTGGCCATTATCTTCTTTGTCTATCGGAGACGGAAGAACAGGTTGGCGAGAGCTAATGAGTCAGGTCAACAACCCAAAG ATGACCAATTAAAAGGCCCACCTCAAAACTTGCAACAGAACTATGCTCCTCCTTCAGCAGACAAAGTAGAAATGTTTCCAATGCCCACTGATTCCCGTAAACCATCTTCAACCGGTAGTGGCTATGGATCAGATAAACCGCCCCCAGCCTTTGGATTTTCCGAAAGCACATTTACATATGAAGAATTAGTCATGGCAACAAATGGTTTCTCCAACGACAATCTTCTTGGTCAGGGAGGCTTTGGTTATGTCCATAAAGGAATTCTTCCAAATGGGAAAGTGGTTGCAATTAAACAGCTGAAAGCTGGGAGTGGACAGGGGGAGCGTGAATTCCAGGCAGAGGTTGAAGTCATTAATCGTGTCCATCACAGACATCTTGTATCACTGGTTGGATACTGCATTAGTGGGGCCCAGAGATTACTTGTTTATGAGTTCGTTTCCAACAACACCTTGGAATTTCACTTGCATG GAAAGGGGCGACCAACTATGACTTGGCCAACAAGAATGAGAATTGCTCTAGGATCTGCAAAAGGATTGGCATATCTCCATGAGGACT GTCATCCCAAGATCATACACCGTGACATCAAGGCGGCCAATATTCTTATAGATGACAATTTTGAGGCAAAG GTTGCAGACTTTGGACTTGCCAAGTTGGCCTTAGATACAGATACTCATGTCTCTACAAGGGTTATGGGAACTTTTGG ATACTTAGCTCCTGAATATGCATCCAGTGGAAAGCTCAGTGATAAGTCGGATGTCTTCTCATTCGGAGTCGTGCTGTTGGAGTTGATTACCGGACGCCAACCCATTGATAAAACTCATTCCTTCACTGATGATAGCATGGTTGAGTGG GCAAGGCCTTTGCTCGCGCGAGCATTGGAAAAGGGAAACTTTGATGGTATTGTTGATGAAAGGTTGCAGAATGATTACAACTCCAGTGAAATGGCTTGTATGATTGCCTGCGCTGCTGCTTCTGTGCGTCATTCTGCCCGCCGTCGGCCAAAAATGAGCCAG GTAGTTCGAGCTTTGGAGGGCAATCTTTCTCCAGATGAATTAAATGAAGGAGTTAtaccaggtcaaagtatgatatACAGTTCCTCTGAAAGCACACAATACAGCACTCGTGAATACAAGGAAGACATGTTGAAATTTAGAAAGTTAGCACTAGAAAGCCAAGAGCTAGATCAAAGAATTAGTGAGACCAGTGGGCCTAGCAGTGATTTTGGCCAGCACCAATCTGCCTCTAGTGGTGAAGGCCAACAAACCACTCAAGATATCGAACATGGGCGAATGAACAAAGACAGCCAAGACTATGGTAAAAGCTCTTGA
- the LOC112187441 gene encoding proline-rich receptor-like protein kinase PERK1 isoform X1, with amino-acid sequence MSAPAPSTTNSTSPPPPPPANATAPTTTPPPTNSTASPPTNSTTSPPPPASTSNTPPIGNLPPGNTPVGVIVGVAIGGFSVLVVVAIIFFVYRRRKNRLARANESGQQPKDDQLKGPPQNLQQNYAPPSADKVEMFPMPTDSRKPSSTGSGYGSDKPPPAFGFSESTFTYEELVMATNGFSNDNLLGQGGFGYVHKGILPNGKVVAIKQLKAGSGQGEREFQAEVEVINRVHHRHLVSLVGYCISGAQRLLVYEFVSNNTLEFHLHGKGRPTMTWPTRMRIALGSAKGLAYLHEDCHPKIIHRDIKAANILIDDNFEAKVADFGLAKLALDTDTHVSTRVMGTFGYLAPEYASSGKLSDKSDVFSFGAVLLELITGRQPIDKTHSFTDDSMVEWARPLLARALERGNFDGLVDERLQNDYNSSEMACMIACAAASVSHSARRRPKMSQVVRALEGNLSPDELNEGVIPGQSMIYSSSESTQYSTREYKEDMLKFRKLALESQELEQGISETSGPSSDFGQHQSASSGEGQQTTQDIEHGQMNKDSQDYGKSY; translated from the exons ATGTCGGCGCCGGCCCCGTCCACCACCAACTCCACCTCACCTCCTCCCCCTCCGCCGGCCAACGCTACTGCTCCTACCACTACTCCGCCGCCAACCAACTCCACCGCGTCGCCGCCGACCAACTCCACCACATCGCCGCCACCTCCGGCGTCGACATCTAATACGCCGCCCATAGGAAACTTGCCGCCGGGGAACACGCCGGTCGGGGTTATAGTCGGAGTTGCGATAGGAGGGTTCAGCGTACTTGTTGTAGTGGCCATTATCTTCTTTGTCTATCGGAGACGGAAGAACAGGTTGGCGAGAGCTAATGAGTCAGGTCAACAACCCAAAG ATGACCAATTAAAAGGCCCACCTCAAAACTTGCAACAGAACTATGCTCCTCCTTCAGCAGACAAAGTAGAAATGTTTCCAATGCCCACTGATTCCCGTAAACCATCTTCAACCGGTAGTGGCTATGGATCAGATAAACCGCCCCCAGCCTTTGGATTTTCCGAAAGCACATTTACATATGAAGAATTAGTCATGGCAACAAATGGTTTCTCCAACGACAATCTTCTTGGTCAGGGAGGCTTTGGTTATGTCCATAAAGGAATTCTTCCAAATGGGAAAGTGGTTGCAATTAAACAGCTGAAAGCTGGGAGTGGACAGGGGGAGCGTGAATTCCAGGCAGAGGTTGAAGTCATTAATCGTGTCCATCACAGACATCTTGTATCACTGGTTGGATACTGCATTAGTGGGGCCCAGAGATTACTTGTTTATGAGTTCGTTTCCAACAACACCTTGGAATTTCACTTGCATG GAAAGGGGCGACCAACTATGACTTGGCCAACAAGAATGAGAATTGCTCTAGGATCTGCAAAAGGATTGGCATATCTCCATGAGGACT GTCATCCCAAGATCATACACCGTGACATCAAGGCGGCCAATATTCTTATAGATGACAATTTTGAGGCAAAG GTTGCAGACTTTGGACTTGCCAAGTTGGCCTTAGATACAGATACTCATGTCTCTACAAGGGTTATGGGAACTTTTGG ATACTTGGCTCCTGAATATGCATCCAGTGGAAAGCTCAGTGATAAGTCAGATGTCTTCTCATTCGGGGCCGTGCTATTGGAATTGATTACTGGACGCCAACCCATTGATAAAACTCATTCCTTCACTGATGATAGCATGGTTGAGTGG GCAAGGCCTTTGCTCGCGCGAGCATTGGAAAGGGGAAACTTTGATGGTCTTGTTGATGAAAGGTTGCAGAATGATTACAACTCCAGCGAAATGGCTTGTATGATTGCCTGCGCTGCTGCTTCTGTGAGTCATTCTGCTCGCCGTCGGCCAAAAATGAGCCAG GTAGTTAGAGCTTTGGAAGGCAATCTTTCTCCAGATGAATTAAATGAAGGAGTTATACCAGGTCAGAGTATGATATACAGTTCCTCTGAAAGCACACAATACAGTACCCGTGAATACAAGGAAGACATGTTGAAATTTAGAAAGTTAGCACTAGAAAGCCAAGAGCTAGAACAAGGAATTAGTGAGACCAGTGGGCCCAGCAGTGATTTTGGCCAGCACCAATCTGCCTCCAGTGGTGAAGGCCAACAAACCACTCAAGATATCGAACACGGGCAAATGAACAAAGACAGCCAAGACTATGGTAAAAGCTATTGA
- the LOC112184567 gene encoding uncharacterized protein LOC112184567, with protein MVSINGLICVYRLHHRASTELDKPVIFNLCTRESITLPHALNTSRSHYLVHSTWIGFSPQTNENKVLQVLVRHHHTNESSFIFKIFTLGGTSSSWRHLEIEDKDFDDLALDYQNLLFHQRSVFLHGARHWLETNIKDELVILVFDFEQERFRVIPLPQEYHKDRVGASPFVEMIEVNECVAINDPDFSSEGNVISLWILKDYQHLVWVKESIIFPTKWKKMGFPIPRCSIYTGELLLRGPCGTCERPDSEYLLGFHLASMEQSLTLFSKWVTSSSGLTR; from the exons ATGGTAAGTATCAATGGCTTAATCTGTGTTTATCGTCTTCATCATCGTGCATCTACTGAGCTGGACAAGCCCGTTATATTTAACCTCTGCACCCGAGAGTCCATCACTCTTCCCCATGCCTTAAATACTAGCCGGAGCCACTACTTGGTTCATTCGACTTGGATTGGGTTCAGTCCTCAGACAAACGAGAATAAGGTTCTCCAAGTACTAGTGCGGCACCATCACACCAACGAAAGCAGTTTCATATTCAAGATTTTCACTCTTGGTGGTACAAGTAGTTCATGGAGGCATCTAGAGATAGAAGACAAAGACTTCGATGATCTTGCTCTTGATTATCAAAATTTACTGTTTCACCAGAGATCTGTGTTCCTCCACGGGGCCAGACATTGGCTGGAAACGAATATTAAGGATGAACTTGTTATATTGGTTTTTGACTTTGAACAAGAGCGATTCAGAGTAATCCCATTGCCTCAAGAATATCATAAAGATCGCGTTGGTGCTTCTCcttttgtggaaatgattgaagTGAATGAATGTGTTGCAATAAATGATCCCGACTTCTCATCTGAAGGAAATGTTATAAGTTTATGGATTTTGAAGGATTACCAACATCTGGTGTGGGTTAAAGAGAGTATCATCTTTCCCACTAAATGGAAGAAGATGGGATTCCCTATTCCTAGGTGCTCAATCTACACAGGCGAGCTCCTGCTTAGAGGGCCATGTGGTACATGCGAG AGGCCTGACTCTGAGTATCTTTTAGGTTTCCACTTGGCTTCCATGGAGCAGAGCCTGACCTTGTTCTCCAAGTGGGTGACCTCTTCTTCAGGGCTCACAAGGTAA
- the LOC112184568 gene encoding BTB/POZ domain-containing protein At1g30440, whose product MASDNSPSPLLELPDFPGGADGFLYIYKLCYGIRGPLTASKSLPFLCAADYLDLKDELISQTMSYLSEGALYENGETCAEILKHCDDRSVREYANRSLIAQRCIQTVDSHVSKYFLRRHLPEGVGDEAKKALLEAVAPLYFSQVCQPPDVKHLIRLHRAAVSLVASQECLKCLEHCIGAHLHEVSAEALCGSHHFDSNTVHRLVNHYLRKHEGGEEIVADDNQIVPESTVVVANLVDKYLLEKVANLSVAQFQELAASVRHARAVDDNLYFAITLYLQYHPNLAEPEREQICQSLNCENLTPEVRIQAANSRNLPLRTVVELFYLNNQELKDEVEEHKNRISYLESVNMMMNEVIENLRKEVEKLGSGNSKGSNKWTTMSKKLGFSKRPLQLGCRTSQDAVHNPNPRRKDNILPENTDSSSEE is encoded by the exons ATGGCTTCGGACAACTCACCATCACCACTATTGGAATTGCCCGACTTTCCTGGGGGAGCTGATGGATTTTTGTATATTTACAAGTTGTGTTATGGAATCAGAGGTCCACTCACTGCTTCAAAATCTCTCCCTTTCCTCTGTGCGGCTGATTATCTGGACCTGAAGGATGAACTAATTTCACAAACTATGAGCTATCTTTCTGAAGGCGCACTGTATGAGAATGGGGAAACATGTGCAGAGATTTTGAAGCATTGCGATGACCGTAGTGTTCGAGAGTATGCCAACAGATCTCTGATTGCACAGAGATGTATCCAGACCGTTGACTCCCATGTGTCAAAGTATTTTCTCAGGAGACACCTACCTGAAGGAGTAGGAGATGAGGCTAAGAAAGCATTGCTTGAAGCAGTTGCTCCTTTGTATTTTAGTCAAGTGTGTCAACCACCAGATGTTAAACACCTGATTCGCCTACACAGGGCTGCAGTATCTCTTGTGGCTTCCCAAGAATGTTTGAAATGCCTTGAGCATTGTATCGGTGCACATCTTCATGAAGTTTCTGCAGAAGCTTTGTGTGGAAGCCATCATTTTGACAGCAACACGGTTCATCGCCTTGTCAACCATTATCTCCGCAAGCATGAGGGTGGTGAAGAGATTGTCGCTGATGATAATCAAATAGTTCCTGAAAGCACAGTCGTGGTGGCTAATCTTGTTGATAAGTACCTCCTGGAAAAGGTTGCTAATTTGTCAGTGGCTCAATTTCAAGAATTAGCCGCCTCAGTCCGCCATGCTAGAGCTGTGGATGACAATCTCTATTTTGCTATTACTTTGTATCTACAG TACCACCCTAACTTGGCTGAACCAGAGAGAGAGCAGATATGTCAATCTTTGAATTGCGAAAATCTCACTCCTGAAGTTCGGATTCAAGCAGCAAACAGCCGTAATTTACCCTTGCGAACAGTTGTTGAGCTTTTCTATCTCAACAACCAGGAGCTTAAGGATGAAGTTGAAGAGCATAAGAACCGGATTTCTTATCTTGAGAGTGTGAACATGATGATGAATGAAGTCATTGAGAATCTAAGGAAAGAAGTGGAGAAGTTGGGCAGTGGGAATTCAAAAGGATCAAACAAGTGGACAACCATGTCTAAGAAATTGGGCTTCAGCAAGAGGCCTCTGCAACTGGGGTGTCGTACAAGTCAGGATGCTGTGCACAACCCAAACCCTAGGAGGAAGGACAACATTCTACCGGAAAATACAGACTCCTCCTCTGAGGAATGA